Sequence from the Bufo bufo chromosome 10, aBufBuf1.1, whole genome shotgun sequence genome:
AGAAGTTAATAAATATAAAATCCTGAAAAACGTGAGGAGTCCAgcgcacacacgcacacacacacacgtctcTACCGCCCCGTCTCTCCTGAGGGACTGTTGCTGCATAGAAGAGACCAGGTCTGGAGAAGGGATATTTGCTGCATAGAAGAcaccagatctggagaagggataTTTGCTGCATAGAAGACACCAGATCTGGAGAGGTCATGGGTCCAGGGTCACGTTTGGTCCTCATCAAACAGTGTGAACTTTGGCTTTACCTTGATGGAGATGTTTCTTCTGCGGATGGTGCTCTTAGGGGAGAAGGAGCGAAGGTCCAGGTTACCTTGGTCTTCCTCCAGCTGCCTTGCTGTGCATGTCGGGGTGGGCACCTTGATCGTATTGCCAAATTTTGAGTAGTCCACCGAGTACCTGCCGTCTTCTTCTGCTATGATGGGCACAAAGCGTTGACCCCACAGAATCTCATCAGCCAAGTATGATGTCCTGGCCTGGGTGGTGATTCCAGTGGTCTCCACCACCCCCTCCAGGATGACAATGATCTCCAGGTCTTGCTGGTGAGTGAGGTCAGTGGCGGAGATGTCATACAGCGGACTGTCCTTGGTGATGGTGTGGCAGATGATGAGTGGTGACACCAGAAAGATGCCATTGGTACTGATGGGGTTCTCCATTTGGATATCTATCTGGTTGAGGGGCAGGACCTCTCCCTCCAGGCTGCTGGACTTCTTGACCACCTGCATGCGGATGGTGGCGCTGATGATCATGCTCTTCCGCAGGTCTCCAACCCTAAACATGAAGCAGAGTTTGCTGTTTCGTAGGGCAATGACGGCGTGCTTGCTGAAGATGAGGGTCTCCGCTCTACGGTGGGCCTGCGCCGTCTTCATGAAGATACAGCCCAACATGATAGCATTGATGACCAGACCTACAATGTTCTGAACGATGAGGACTAGGATGGCCAAGGGGCACTCCTCTGTGATCATTCGCCCCCCAAAGCCGATGGTCACCTGTACCTCAATGGAGAAGAGGAAGGCAGCGGTGAAGGACTGGACGCTGGTCACACAGGGCACAAAGCCTTCCTCGGTGTAGTCCAGGTCGCCATGGGCGAAGGCGATGAGCCACCAGATCATCCCAAAGAGCAGCCAGGTGCAGAGGAAGGACATGGTGAAGATGAGGAGGGTGTGATGCCACTTGAGGTCCACCACGGTGGTGAAGACGTCCAGCAGGAAGCGGCCCTGCTCCCGGATGTTCTTGTGGGCCACATTGCACCTCCCGTTCTTGGCCACGAACCTCGCCCTCCGCTCCTGCGCCCGGTACTTGGGCTCATTGATGTCCTCGGCTAGGCGGGTGGTCAGCACGTAGTCCTCCGGGATCAGGCCCTTCCTGGCCAGCATGACTACAGCCGCCCGCTGCCGGAGAGCACTGCCCGGGCTGCTCGGACGGGGCTCCCATCTGTGCACGCCAATCACAGGGCGGCGGGGGGTGATGGGCCGGGCGCCGCCGCCGCACGGAGCACCTGGTACCTGAAGCCGGTGCACTCCGGGACCTCCAGCCGGTACCGCCGAGCGCAGCAAACACCGGAGCCACAAGAGAAGGCAAACGTCTGCAATACGGCACCTGGAGCCGGTGGTGAAGTTCCGGGACGCGGCCGCCAGAGGGAGCAGCGAGGCCGGGAATGGCAGGAGCCGGGAGCGCACAGGTGCGGAGAGGAGCCCCGATGTGATCGCCCGAAGATATCCCCCCAATCATGATAGGATCGCCCGAAaatatccccctccccatgtgatcACCCGAAAATATCCCCCCCTAATGTGATCTACCGAAGATATCCCCCCAATCATGATAGGGTCGCCCAAAAATATCCCCCTCCCCATACGATCGCCCGAAGATATCCCCCCAATCATGATAGGATCGCCCGAAAATATCCCCCCCCAATGTGAAAGCCTGAAAAATAACCCGCCCCAATATGACCACCCAAAAATATCCCCCCAATatgatcgcccaaaaaatatcccCCCAATCATGATAGGATCGCCCAAAAATATCCCCCTCTCCCATATGATCGCCCGAAAATATCCCCCCCAATATGATCGCCTGAAAATATCCCCCCCCCCGATATGATCGCCcgaagatatccccccccccccgatatgaTCACCTGAAaatccctcaccccctgatatgaTCGCCCGaaaaatatccccccccccaatatgatcGCCCgaaaatatccccccccccccccccgcccgatatGATCGCCcgaagatatccccccccccccccccccgatatgaTCGCCTGAAaatccctcaccccctgatatgaTTGCCGGAAAACATCCCCTCAATATGATCCCCCGAAAATTCCCCCCCCCAGTCTGATCATCTGTAAATTACTCCCCCTTGATATGATCTCCCGAAAATCCCCCACCTCCTGATATGATCGCCCAAAAATATCCCACCGATTTGATTGCCCGAAAATATCCCCCCCAGTGTGATAATCTGTAAATTACCCCCCCTTGATATAATCGCCCGAAAATATCCCCCCGATATGATCGCC
This genomic interval carries:
- the KCNJ11 gene encoding ATP-sensitive inward rectifier potassium channel 11, translating into MLARKGLIPEDYVLTTRLAEDINEPKYRAQERRARFVAKNGRCNVAHKNIREQGRFLLDVFTTVVDLKWHHTLLIFTMSFLCTWLLFGMIWWLIAFAHGDLDYTEEGFVPCVTSVQSFTAAFLFSIEVQVTIGFGGRMITEECPLAILVLIVQNIVGLVINAIMLGCIFMKTAQAHRRAETLIFSKHAVIALRNSKLCFMFRVGDLRKSMIISATIRMQVVKKSSSLEGEVLPLNQIDIQMENPISTNGIFLVSPLIICHTITKDSPLYDISATDLTHQQDLEIIVILEGVVETTGITTQARTSYLADEILWGQRFVPIIAEEDGRYSVDYSKFGNTIKVPTPTCTARQLEEDQGNLDLRSFSPKSTIRRRNISIKVKPKFTLFDEDQT